GGTGACATACTTGCCAAAGACGTAAACCTGGCTCCAGTGTCACCGGGAGATATTATCGCTATACCGGTCAGCGGCGCTTATGCTATCCCCATGTCGAGCAACTATAACATGGTGCCCAGGCCAGCCGTTGTGATGGTCAGAGACGGCAAAGCCCGACTCATCCGGAAGCGCGAGAGCTATAAGGACTTGATGAGATTAGACTTAATTTAGAAAAGATATGTGGCAAACGATTGGTCAACCAGAAGCATTAGCTTTATTTGAACATAGTCTTCAAACCGGCAATTTGGCTCATGCTTACCTTTTTGTTGGAGCAGCACACATAGGTAAGACAACATTGGCACTTGATTTAACCAGAGCAGTGAACTGTCAAGGCAGCGAGCCACCTTGTGGTGAGTGCCAGTCCTGTAAAAGAATTGCCAACGGCAAGCATGCCGATATTACAATTATAGGTTTGAACTCAGCCAAAGATTCAGGGGATGCAAAATCACGGGTTGAGATTAGCATAGATGATATTAGGGAGCTCCAGCGCAATGCCAGCTTGCCTCCTTTCGAGGGTAAACATAAAGTGTTTGTTATTGACGGCGCTGAATATTTGTCTAGCGAGGCGGCCAACTGCTTGCTCAAAACCATAGAAGAACCTCCACCCTACGTAATGATACTTCTCTTGACCGCCGAAGAGCTGCGGCTCTTGCCCACAGTGATCTCTCGCTGCCAGCGGATAAAATTGAAGCCAGTGTCTAACGAGGAAATAGAGAAGATACTCATCGAGGCCTATGGCGTTGACAGCGATAGAGCTAAACTCTTGGCCCGATTGTCTCAGGGCTGCCTTGGCTGGGCACTAACAGTTTATATGGATGATAGTTACCTTGCACAGCGGAATCAAAGGCTAACCGAAATGTTCTCTTTGCTAGATTCTGGCTGGGAAGAGCGCTTCAACTATGCCGCTAAGCTCGGGAATGACCGTAAGTCGGCCGAGGAGATGATAAAGCTCTGGTTCGCATGGTGGCGCGATGTGATGCTGACTAAATGCGGCTGCGAGCATGCCATCACTAATGTTGACTATGCACCCATACTTGAGAAATGGGCACAGGTGCTAAGCTTATTGGAGATTAAGGACTTCATCAATAGGCTGCAACAAGCGTTAAACCAAATCGCCATAAATGCTAACCTGCGCTTAGTGTTTGAAATATTGATGCTTAACATGCCTAGAAAGGAGAGGGCACTGGGTCAAATAACATTACCAAAGCCCGTAAGATTATAATGTCAGAAATAGTTGGAGTTCGTTTTAATCAAGCTGGCAAAGTCTACTATTTTGACGCCATGAATATCCCCGTGGAAATAAATGACAATGTGGTTGTTGAGACCAGCCGTGGCTATGAACTGGGCAAAGTGGTCATCTCCCCAAAACAAGTTATTCACAGTGAAATAACCGAACCATTGAAACCCATTGCCCGCAAAGCACAGGCGGAGGACATGGAGAAAGCTCAGCGGCAACAAGAAAGGGCAACAAACGCCATAGCCAAATGCCGAGAACTAATCGAAAGACTCAACTTGCCAATGAAACCGATTTCAGCTCAATATAATTTGGACGGAAGCCATCTCACCATCTTCTTCAGTGCCGAGAAAAGAGTGGATTTTCGCGAGCTCGTTCGGGAGTTAAGCCGCAACCTAAAGACACGAGTCGAACTAAGGCAAGTTGGAGCTAGAGACGAGGCAAAGTTAGTCGGCGGCTTAGGTAAATGCGGTTTACCCTTGTGCTGTACCACCTTCCTCAGCGAGTTTGCGCCGGTTTCCATTAAGATGGCAAAGGAGCAAGATATAGCACTAAACCCAATGAAAACGTCTGGTATCTGCGGTCGGCTCCTCTGTTGCTTGGGCTATGAATATGAACAATACCGAGCTATGAAAGAAAAGATGCCCCCATTGCGTCAGGAGGTGTCTACGGCCTTGGGAAATGCTAAAGTAGTCAGCTTTAATCCGATTAAAGAAACAGTGACCGTGGAATTAGAAACAGGGAGTACCGTAGAATTGCCTCTTAGCCAGATAGCCTGGCGTGAAAAAGCAGCAGACGATAAGCAGCAAACAAAAACTTAGATTTACTGAGGAAGATATTTCTGCCACTCGGTATGCACACGGATGTACTGGTAAGGCACGTAGAAGCCATCGTTGTGTGGTGGTCTAGGTTGGTGAAGTAGTGGCATCCCAGCCTCTATTGGCGTTCGTCCGGCCTTCCGACGATTACAAGGTATACAAGCGCTTACCACGTTTTCCCAGCTATGCTCACCACCACGCCGCCGCGGTATAACATGATCTAAAGTGAGTTCCTTACTCTCCCGACCACAGTATTGACAAGCATACCGGTCGCGATTGAAAACTTCAAGCTTGGTCAACTTACGCTGCTGCCGCGGTCGCCTAATAAAATAACCAAGCCGAATCACCGAGGGAACATCGAAAATATCATCAATGGAATGGAGATTACCTCGCCCATTCTCCAAAACCTCAGCCTTGCCACAAAACAGCAAAACTATAGCCCTGCGTACTCTGCAGATATTAAGCGGTTCATAATTCTGATTAAGTACCAGAACTGGCGAGTTTACCACGGCTCTTTCCTAGCTAATCTAGGTTATTTTAGCAGGAAAACTTTTGGCCGACAACAGCTAAGACAATCGACCCCGCCGCGAGTACCGTTGCTGTGTCTTGGCTTCACGAGCCAGTGGCGACTTTATATCACCCCGATGATCAGGTGCATTGATATTTAATACAAGGCTGAGTCTGGGGTCAACCATCCGTGAGCCGATACGTCTTTCAATACTATCCAAGTCAAAACAGGTGGTGATCACCGTGGCTAACCTAGCATTATAGCGATAATTTATTAGCTGATAGAGCTTTTCCTGAGCCCACGGCGTGGCTGCCTGCTCACCAAAATCATCAAGAATAAGCACCGGAGCCTTCTTGATTTTTTCAAAGAGCTCATCATAGGACACCCTGCTCTCCGGATTAAAAGTGGAGCGCAAATAATCGAGGAGATCAGTAACCACAATGAACAAGACTGATTTACCCTCGCGGCGCAGATGATTGTAAATGGCGGCTGCCAGGTGTGTTTTGCCACATCCATTGATACCCATGAAAATCAACCAGCCCTCCGGAGATTTAGCAAAATTGACTGCACCGTGATAGGCTCGCTCCAGGCTCTGGCGCTCCTCAGGCGAGAGATCCAAGAGCTTATAATCAAAATTATTGAAGGCCTTCTCGCGCAATGCCTCTAACTCTATGCTGCCAAGATGCTCCAAAGTCAACGCGGACTTCCCCTGAATAACACATATATTACATAGCTCAGAGTCAGCCAGATGGCCTCGTAAACTCTCATCAAACTTTTCAACTGGCACATCGGTAGTGATAACTGTAGGCAAGCGGACATTGAATCGATAATCGAGCAGCTGCTCCAATTTCCCCTTGGCCCAAGGGGTGGTGGCTGCCATAGTCAAATCATCCAATACTAAAAGCGGCGCATTTTTCACACGCTCAAACAGCTCGTCATGGGCAATCTCACTGCTGGGGCTAAAAGCACTCCGAAGGTGGTCCAAAAGGTCAGCGGCACCTATATAGAAAGCTGGCTGCCCCAGGATCAGCCGGTAATTGGCGATGGCGCAAGCAAGGTGTGTTTTGCCACAACCGCTCGGGCCAACCAAGATCAGCCATCCCTTCGGTTCATCGGCAAAAGCCTTGGCAGCTTCATAGGCCCGTGTGAAATTCTGCTGTACTGCGGCTTCATCGTATCTACCAGTCGGCAAGAGGTTATCGAAGGTTAACCGAGACAAAGCACCAAGATTACTATATTGCTGAAGCTGAGCCAGCTTCTCCTTTTTCAAATCCTGGCGACTGCACTGACATGGCACAACTCGACTGAAATCAGTCTGTCCCGAAGCTGATAAAGGATGTACAAAACCAGCTCCTTTACATATGGGGCACGCTGAACCAGTCAAGCTTTCTTCTCCCGGCTCACCGCTGGACCATGTGTCCGTATTTGCCCCTGATGTATTTGTCTCGGTCGTCCTCTTTTTTAAAATCTCTCCTAGGCTTTCCATCGTCTTTGCCTTCGATAGCCCATCGTTCTAAAATACGCGCAATATATTTCCAGCTACGCTTATTTAAGGCGACAGCCTCCTTAAAGGCACTCTCAATCCACTCTGGAGGATAAAGCTTCTCCGCCTCCTTGAGGTACCCGTCGATCATAGGCGTAAGCATGCCTATGTTTTGTTCATAAAGGCTGAAAATGTTCGGCAGCGGCTTGATTTCCGCCTCCTCACCTTTCCTGGCTACCAAAACCAGCTGCGGAAGTTTGCCTTGCTGAATTTTACTAACTATCTCCTTCGCAGTTTCACTGTTAATGAAATAGGCATCTTCCGGCTGCCCATCTCTGTCAATCCTCAGGTGCAGCATAATACCATGCTGCACGGCTTGGTCCAATGCTTGACGAAGCACTTCGTCTTTGGGCTTGGCTCCTGCCTCTATGGCACCCATAAGTATAGGGTCTGACAGAAATTCACTATAGGTTACAAACTGAGGATAGCCACGGCGACGGCTGAGCAGCCAGAAAACGTGCAATATTGTTTTAAGCTCGGCGATGTCATCAATTTGTGGCACTACTGCAGTGAAGAACAAATTAGGTATTGGAGTAACTTCAGCCCTCGCTGGGAATCCAGAAAATACTTTCCTGGTCACGCTTTTCATCTCCAACAATCCTTAAGCTGCACTGAATTCAGCCTCTACGTCTTCGAATTTGGCTGTCCTAGAGACAAAACGTAATTTAATTTCACCCGTAGGCCCATTACGATGCTTGGCTATAAGGACATCTGCTATCCCTCTGGGGTACGGCTCTGCCTCAATATCATGCTCTTGTTTCCATTGGTCTTCAGTAAAACGCATTTCATCGCGAGAGATAAAGAGGACCACATCAGCATCTTGCTCGATGCTGCCGCTATCCCTGAGGTCGGAGAGTTGAGGTTTATGTGACGCTCGCCACTCCACGGCTCTACTAAGTTGTGAAATAGCTAACACCGGTGCGTCTATCTCACGAGCAAGTGCCTTCAACGAGCGCGTTATCTCACTTAGCTCCTGCACTCGACTCTCACTTCTGGCCGCTCCCTGTATAAGTTGCAGATAATCAACGATAACCAAATCAACAGTGCGTTCGCGATGAAGTCGCTGAGCCTTACCTCGCATCTCCACCACTCGCAGTTGAGGTGAGTCATCAATATAGATAGGCACTTCGGAGAGGATGCCACTAGCCTCCATGATTCTTCGCTCTTCTTTTTCTGTATATGTCCCTAAACGAACGCTTCTAGAATCCACATTTGCCTCATTAGATAGAAGACGCTGGACGACAGCTTGCCGCGACATCTCCAGGCTAAATAAAGCCACACAGGCCTTTTGGTTGATAGCTGCGTTCCTGGCAATATTGAGAGCTAAACTGGTCTTGCCCACACTTGGCCGAGCAGCCAAAACAATGAGATCGGAGCGCTGCAACCCGCCCAGGAAATCATCCAAAGCAGTGAAGTAGGTAATGACGTGAGGAATCGCTTCTTCCCGAGGTTGGGCTGGCCCGACTTCCTCAAAATACTGACCGAGAATCTGGCGAATAGGCACAAAATCCTGACGACTTTGCCGCTGCCTTACTTTAAACAGGATGTCATCCGCTCTACTGAGAGCAACATCAACCTCAGCATCATCTTCATAGCCAAGAGCGGTAATCTGACTGCCAGCGCTGATTAGCCGTCGCATAACGGCCAATCTAGACACAATTTGCGCATAATACTCAATATGAAGAGATGTCGGTACCATAGAGACCAGATGACTTAAATAGGCAGCCCCACCAGCCTCTTCTAACCTGCCTTTCTGTGCTAATTCATGAGCTACGGTTATCTGATTTATACCCTCATTACGCTGGTAAATAGTGAAGCAAGCATCATAAACCCACTGATTGTCAGGCGTGAAGAAGTCCTCCGGCCTAAGAAATGTAGCAACCTTGAATATGCCATCACTATCAATAAGTAGAGAGCCAAGCACCGCTTTCTCAGCTTCAACATCATGCGGGGGTAAATTGTCGTTAATCACTTTTAGTTGTCTCTTCCTCAATGACTATTTTGACTTTAGCCTCCGAACCTGTGCCTAGATTAATTGTCACATCGTAGCTGCCGAGATGGTGCAAAGGCTCCTCCAGCTCAACCATTTTCTTATCGACCTCAAAACCTGTGAGCTTAGAGAGTTCATCAGCTATATTAGCACTGGTAATAGCACCATGAAGGCGACCTTTAGCACCTGCCTTAGCCTTGAAATACAGCTCTTTGCCTTCCAGCTCCTGAGCTATCCTACTTAGCTCCTCCCGCTGGCGAGCCTGGCGCTCTGCTTTCTCATCAGATAACACTCTAGCCGCTTTTGTAGCCGAGGGTGTGGCTGGCAAAGCTAGACCTTTAGGAAACAGAAAGTTCCTAGCATAACCATCGGCTACCTCTTTTATCTCTCCCATTTTGCCCTTAGGTACATCCTTCAGAAAAATAACCTTCATTCTATAACCCCCATCTAGATCTTAAAATTGGCCTAATAATTTCCAAGATCGTCAGAAGATGTGATTTGTAACCATATTTTATAATTTTCACCCAACTTTTGCCTAGCAGCAACAAAGGTGTTTCAACCACCAATGCCAAAAATTTTTGTTGCATGTTAATAACCATCAACTGCAGAGCAAGACCTAAACATATGCGCTAAGATGACTAGCCGGAGAATTCATCCTTAACCTTGGCTAGGGTTTGAGACTCACTTAGAAGGTCAGCAATCGTCATAGCCAGAGCTTTAGCCGCAACTAACAGCCCCTCGTGTCCTGACTCCGAGGCAGCAGCTAAGGCAAAGTCTGATGAATGCAACAGCACGTTAGGGAGAACAATGGCAACCGAAGGATGAATGGCAGGTATAAGCTGGCTAACATTGCCCATATCAGTGCTACCGAAACCAAAGTGAGGTTCAAAAGGTTCCACTTTGCGACCCAACGATTCCAAGTTCTGAGCAAATAGCTTAGCTAAGGCCAAGTTATTTTTCATCGGAGCATAGACTACCTCCCCCCACCTGTAGTCCAATCTGGCACCTGTAGCTAGCGCTGCCCCTTCAAAGCAATTTAAAACCTTTTGTTTCAACTCATCAAGATAGGCATTATCCATAGCACGAACGAGAAATGCGGCTGCTGAATATGCTGGCACTACATTAGCCGCCTCACCACCATGCGTAATTATGCCATGAATCCGAGCCTTGTTTTTGATATGCTGGCGGAGTGAATTCACAGCGTTAAATGCCAAGATCATAGCTTCGAGCGCATTTATTCCCTGCTCAGGATAGGCAGCCGCATGAACCGCCTTGCCCAAAAATTGAACCTCCAGTCCAATACAGGCGAGTGCTTCGGTAGTCGCTGTGTCTCGCACCCCGGGGTGCATTATCATAGCCACATCAACTCCGTCAAAAACACCAGCCTTCAACATGAAGACCTTACCACCAAAAAGCTCCTCTGCAGGTGTACCGAAAACAACAACCGACCCACCATAATCATCAACAATACATCTGCTAGCCGCAGCAGCCCCTACTGCCGAGGCAGCTATTATATTATGGCCGCAGGCATGTCCAATCTCAGGTAAGGCGTCATATTCAGCAAGCAAAGCAATTACAGGTTTACTGCTGCCATAGGCTGCCTTGAAAGCGGTAGGTAAATTCCCGATCCCGTTTTCTACCTGAAAGCCTTTTCCTGCCAGGTAGCTGGTCAACCAGCCTGATGCCTTTTCTTCCTTGAAACCCAACTCTGGATTGGCATGAATCTTGAGGCTTAATTCAATGAGTTCCTGGCGCTGTTGTTCTACCTGCCTGCTTACCTCAGCTTTAAGTTCCACCTTTGAAAGAGCCTTATTCGCCACTTTTAACTCTGCCCCACAAGGACTCATTATACTCCACGAGCCCAGCACATTCTACCTACGTTCACTCGGTTAAAAGACGGTCCCTACCGATAGCTACGTTAGCTTGACTTTAAAAATATCTCAACTTATAATGAGCCGAGATCATAAATGTTAATAGATAGATTTAACATTGGTGTTTCCCAGTTACTCAAGGAACCGATAGGCGCAAGCTGTAGCTATCAGATAGACGGGAGCCTCGATACGGACGACATAAATTCCGTAAAGGGAGCTATAATCTTAACCCGCACCAATCGCGGCATCGTGGTTAAAGGTGAGATGAAAACCTTAGTAACAGGAATTTGCAGTCGGTGCCTCAAACTGATTGATTATAAAGTAATCTATGACTTTGAAGAGGAATGTCTTCCTAGCGTAAGCACATCAGAAGACCTATCTTCACCCGGTCAGTCTGATAACCTTATTATTGATGAGAGTCACATGCTGGACTTAAGCGAAGTGATACGCCAATATGCCTTATTGGCCATGCCTGCCAAGCCACTTTGCCGTCTAGATTGCGCTGGAATTTGTTTATCCTGCGGGCACGACCTCAACCAAGGTCGCTGTCAGTGCCCGTCTCAGACTCATGACCAACGCTGGTCAAAACTAATTCGCTTGGGGAAGGAGAGTAAAACTTAAATGGCGTTGCCAAAGAGAAAATATGCTAAATCGCGGCAGGGGAAAAGGCGCAGCCACCTAGCTCTTAGCATCCCTAAACTGGTTGATTGCCCTCAATGTCACACTCCCAAATTACCTCATCATGTTTGCCCCACCTGTGGTACTTATGCAGGAAGAGAAATGGTTGAAATTAAGGCTCCAAAGAAAACATCTAGCTAGATGACTAGTCTTAGAGAGATAACAATCCCTAAAAACCATTAGATAAGTAAAACTGAGGAAGATAATTGACCTCTAGATGAACCTGAGCTACAAGGAGGAGGCATGGTAGAAGCAATAAAAGTCGCTTATGTTTTCCCCGGACAGGAATCCCACTCCGTAGGCATGGGGTTAGACCTTTACGTCCATTACTCTTCAGCCCGACAGATTTTCGACGAAGTTGACAAAACTCTGGGCTTCTCTCTATCTCGCGTATGCTTTGAAGGCCCTCAAGACGACCTCAGGCAGACCGTCAATGTCCAACCAGCAGTATTAGCCACAAGCGTTGCCTGCCTGAGAGCAGCTCAGGAGGTTAGCAACAACGGCATACCAGAGCCCACTTTCGTCGCTGGACATGACGTGGGCACCTACGCAGCCCTGGTAGCTGCTGGCGCTCTCAGCTTATCTGATACCGTGCGTTTGATTCGCGAGAGAGGCCGATTAATGAACGAAGCCGGACAAAGAACAGCCGGTGGCATGGTGTCTATGACCGGGCTAGATATAGAAGTCTTCAAGAACATCTGCTTCTCCACAGGTGTTGAGATTGCCTATATTGACGCTCCAGACCAGGTCACCATCAGCGGAACCCAAGAAAGCCTGACTAAAGCCAAGAGGCTAGCACAGATAAAGGGGGCTCGCCGCATCCTCCCACTGAGGGCAAGCGGACCTTTCAATTCCACATTAATGGAGCCGGCCATAGAAAGGCTAAGAAATACCATCTCGGAGTTCACCTTTAATAAACCATCAGTCCCTATTGTGGCTAATGTTGCTGCGCAGCCGCTTACTGACCTGGAAGC
This Chloroflexota bacterium DNA region includes the following protein-coding sequences:
- a CDS encoding HNH endonuclease, giving the protein MVNSPVLVLNQNYEPLNICRVRRAIVLLFCGKAEVLENGRGNLHSIDDIFDVPSVIRLGYFIRRPRQQRKLTKLEVFNRDRYACQYCGRESKELTLDHVIPRRRGGEHSWENVVSACIPCNRRKAGRTPIEAGMPLLHQPRPPHNDGFYVPYQYIRVHTEWQKYLPQ
- the holB gene encoding DNA polymerase III subunit delta' → MWQTIGQPEALALFEHSLQTGNLAHAYLFVGAAHIGKTTLALDLTRAVNCQGSEPPCGECQSCKRIANGKHADITIIGLNSAKDSGDAKSRVEISIDDIRELQRNASLPPFEGKHKVFVIDGAEYLSSEAANCLLKTIEEPPPYVMILLLTAEELRLLPTVISRCQRIKLKPVSNEEIEKILIEAYGVDSDRAKLLARLSQGCLGWALTVYMDDSYLAQRNQRLTEMFSLLDSGWEERFNYAAKLGNDRKSAEEMIKLWFAWWRDVMLTKCGCEHAITNVDYAPILEKWAQVLSLLEIKDFINRLQQALNQIAINANLRLVFEILMLNMPRKERALGQITLPKPVRL
- the dnaB gene encoding replicative DNA helicase translates to MINDNLPPHDVEAEKAVLGSLLIDSDGIFKVATFLRPEDFFTPDNQWVYDACFTIYQRNEGINQITVAHELAQKGRLEEAGGAAYLSHLVSMVPTSLHIEYYAQIVSRLAVMRRLISAGSQITALGYEDDAEVDVALSRADDILFKVRQRQSRQDFVPIRQILGQYFEEVGPAQPREEAIPHVITYFTALDDFLGGLQRSDLIVLAARPSVGKTSLALNIARNAAINQKACVALFSLEMSRQAVVQRLLSNEANVDSRSVRLGTYTEKEERRIMEASGILSEVPIYIDDSPQLRVVEMRGKAQRLHRERTVDLVIVDYLQLIQGAARSESRVQELSEITRSLKALAREIDAPVLAISQLSRAVEWRASHKPQLSDLRDSGSIEQDADVVLFISRDEMRFTEDQWKQEHDIEAEPYPRGIADVLIAKHRNGPTGEIKLRFVSRTAKFEDVEAEFSAA
- a CDS encoding DnaD domain protein yields the protein MKSVTRKVFSGFPARAEVTPIPNLFFTAVVPQIDDIAELKTILHVFWLLSRRRGYPQFVTYSEFLSDPILMGAIEAGAKPKDEVLRQALDQAVQHGIMLHLRIDRDGQPEDAYFINSETAKEIVSKIQQGKLPQLVLVARKGEEAEIKPLPNIFSLYEQNIGMLTPMIDGYLKEAEKLYPPEWIESAFKEAVALNKRSWKYIARILERWAIEGKDDGKPRRDFKKEDDRDKYIRGKYGHMVQR
- a CDS encoding AAA family ATPase encodes the protein MESLGEILKKRTTETNTSGANTDTWSSGEPGEESLTGSACPICKGAGFVHPLSASGQTDFSRVVPCQCSRQDLKKEKLAQLQQYSNLGALSRLTFDNLLPTGRYDEAAVQQNFTRAYEAAKAFADEPKGWLILVGPSGCGKTHLACAIANYRLILGQPAFYIGAADLLDHLRSAFSPSSEIAHDELFERVKNAPLLVLDDLTMAATTPWAKGKLEQLLDYRFNVRLPTVITTDVPVEKFDESLRGHLADSELCNICVIQGKSALTLEHLGSIELEALREKAFNNFDYKLLDLSPEERQSLERAYHGAVNFAKSPEGWLIFMGINGCGKTHLAAAIYNHLRREGKSVLFIVVTDLLDYLRSTFNPESRVSYDELFEKIKKAPVLILDDFGEQAATPWAQEKLYQLINYRYNARLATVITTCFDLDSIERRIGSRMVDPRLSLVLNINAPDHRGDIKSPLAREAKTQQRYSRRGRLS
- a CDS encoding DUF177 domain-containing protein — protein: MLIDRFNIGVSQLLKEPIGASCSYQIDGSLDTDDINSVKGAIILTRTNRGIVVKGEMKTLVTGICSRCLKLIDYKVIYDFEEECLPSVSTSEDLSSPGQSDNLIIDESHMLDLSEVIRQYALLAMPAKPLCRLDCAGICLSCGHDLNQGRCQCPSQTHDQRWSKLIRLGKESKT
- the fabD gene encoding ACP S-malonyltransferase, with the translated sequence MVEAIKVAYVFPGQESHSVGMGLDLYVHYSSARQIFDEVDKTLGFSLSRVCFEGPQDDLRQTVNVQPAVLATSVACLRAAQEVSNNGIPEPTFVAGHDVGTYAALVAAGALSLSDTVRLIRERGRLMNEAGQRTAGGMVSMTGLDIEVFKNICFSTGVEIAYIDAPDQVTISGTQESLTKAKRLAQIKGARRILPLRASGPFNSTLMEPAIERLRNTISEFTFNKPSVPIVANVAAQPLTDLEAIKEELVSQIVRPVQWQQSVETMIARGVTTFFEMGPGEALAKLIKRISPGAQTFNISSAQTISEITRWRRG
- the rplI gene encoding 50S ribosomal protein L9, whose amino-acid sequence is MKVIFLKDVPKGKMGEIKEVADGYARNFLFPKGLALPATPSATKAARVLSDEKAERQARQREELSRIAQELEGKELYFKAKAGAKGRLHGAITSANIADELSKLTGFEVDKKMVELEEPLHHLGSYDVTINLGTGSEAKVKIVIEEETTKSD
- a CDS encoding M20 family metallopeptidase, whose protein sequence is MANKALSKVELKAEVSRQVEQQRQELIELSLKIHANPELGFKEEKASGWLTSYLAGKGFQVENGIGNLPTAFKAAYGSSKPVIALLAEYDALPEIGHACGHNIIAASAVGAAAASRCIVDDYGGSVVVFGTPAEELFGGKVFMLKAGVFDGVDVAMIMHPGVRDTATTEALACIGLEVQFLGKAVHAAAYPEQGINALEAMILAFNAVNSLRQHIKNKARIHGIITHGGEAANVVPAYSAAAFLVRAMDNAYLDELKQKVLNCFEGAALATGARLDYRWGEVVYAPMKNNLALAKLFAQNLESLGRKVEPFEPHFGFGSTDMGNVSQLIPAIHPSVAIVLPNVLLHSSDFALAAASESGHEGLLVAAKALAMTIADLLSESQTLAKVKDEFSG
- a CDS encoding 50S ribosomal protein L32; this encodes MALPKRKYAKSRQGKRRSHLALSIPKLVDCPQCHTPKLPHHVCPTCGTYAGREMVEIKAPKKTSS
- a CDS encoding stage 0 sporulation family protein; this translates as MSEIVGVRFNQAGKVYYFDAMNIPVEINDNVVVETSRGYELGKVVISPKQVIHSEITEPLKPIARKAQAEDMEKAQRQQERATNAIAKCRELIERLNLPMKPISAQYNLDGSHLTIFFSAEKRVDFRELVRELSRNLKTRVELRQVGARDEAKLVGGLGKCGLPLCCTTFLSEFAPVSIKMAKEQDIALNPMKTSGICGRLLCCLGYEYEQYRAMKEKMPPLRQEVSTALGNAKVVSFNPIKETVTVELETGSTVELPLSQIAWREKAADDKQQTKT